Proteins encoded by one window of Enterobacter hormaechei subsp. xiangfangensis:
- the nhaB gene encoding Na(+)/H(+) antiporter NhaB gives MEISFGRALWRNFLGQSPDWYKLTLLVFLVVNPVIFLLDPFVAGWMLVAEFIFTLAMALKCYPLLPGGLLALEAVVIGMTSAEHVKNEIASNLEVLLLLIFMVAGIYFMKQLLLFIFTRLLLSIPSKTLLSLAFCLAAAFLSAFLDALTVVAVVISVAVGFYGIYHRVASSRPGDNLQDDSHVEAHNRDVLEQFRAFLRSLMMHAGVGTALGGVMTMVGEPQNLIIAKAAEWHFGEFFLRMAPVSVPVLVCGLATCVLVEKFNLFGYGATLPDQVRQELHKFDEQSRKQRTRQETLRLIAQGFIGVWLIAALAFHLAEVGLIGLSVIILATSLGGVTDEHAIGKAFTEALPFTALLAVFFAVVAVIIDQHLFAPIIAFVLQATPDSQLTLFYLFNGLLSSISDNVFVGTVYINEAKAAMEQGIVSSEQFELLAVAINTGTNLPSVATPNGQAAFLFLLTSALAPLIRLSYGRMVWMALPYTLVLTLVGLLCIKITLVPCTQWLLQAGILAAH, from the coding sequence GTGGAAATTTCATTTGGGCGCGCGCTGTGGCGCAACTTTTTAGGTCAGTCACCTGACTGGTACAAACTCACTTTACTGGTATTCCTGGTCGTTAATCCCGTTATCTTTTTGCTGGATCCCTTCGTTGCCGGGTGGATGTTGGTCGCCGAGTTTATCTTTACCCTGGCGATGGCGCTGAAGTGCTATCCGCTGTTGCCCGGCGGGCTGCTGGCGCTGGAAGCCGTGGTCATTGGAATGACCAGCGCGGAGCATGTTAAAAACGAAATAGCGTCGAATCTTGAAGTCCTGCTGCTGCTGATCTTCATGGTGGCGGGGATCTACTTTATGAAGCAGCTTCTGCTGTTTATCTTCACCCGTTTGCTGCTGAGCATTCCGTCGAAAACGCTGCTCTCGCTGGCTTTTTGCCTCGCCGCAGCCTTCCTCTCTGCCTTCCTGGATGCGCTGACGGTCGTGGCGGTAGTGATCAGCGTCGCCGTCGGCTTTTACGGGATTTACCACCGGGTAGCCTCGTCTCGTCCTGGCGATAACTTGCAGGACGACAGCCACGTTGAGGCGCACAACCGCGATGTGCTGGAACAGTTCCGCGCATTTCTGCGCAGCCTGATGATGCATGCGGGCGTGGGGACGGCGCTGGGCGGCGTGATGACCATGGTCGGGGAGCCGCAAAACCTGATTATCGCCAAAGCAGCTGAGTGGCATTTTGGCGAATTTTTCCTGCGCATGGCGCCGGTCAGCGTACCCGTGCTGGTCTGCGGGTTAGCCACCTGTGTGCTGGTCGAAAAATTCAACCTCTTTGGGTATGGCGCGACGTTGCCCGATCAGGTCCGCCAGGAGCTGCATAAGTTTGACGAGCAGAGCCGCAAACAACGCACGCGCCAGGAGACGCTGCGCCTGATTGCACAGGGCTTCATCGGCGTGTGGCTTATCGCTGCGCTGGCCTTCCACCTTGCCGAGGTGGGGCTGATTGGCCTGTCGGTAATTATCCTTGCAACCAGCCTGGGCGGCGTTACGGACGAACATGCTATTGGAAAAGCCTTTACCGAAGCGCTGCCGTTTACCGCCCTGCTGGCGGTGTTTTTTGCCGTCGTGGCGGTGATTATTGACCAACATCTGTTCGCGCCGATCATCGCGTTTGTGCTTCAGGCTACGCCAGATTCGCAGCTAACGCTGTTCTATTTGTTTAACGGTCTGTTGTCCTCTATATCCGATAACGTCTTTGTCGGGACGGTATACATCAATGAGGCCAAAGCCGCGATGGAGCAAGGGATTGTCAGCAGTGAACAGTTCGAGCTGCTGGCGGTGGCGATCAACACCGGAACCAACCTCCCCTCCGTGGCAACCCCGAACGGTCAGGCGGCATTCCTCTTCCTTCTGACCTCGGCACTGGCGCCACTCATACGACTTTCTTATGGAAGAATGGTCTGGATGGCGCTGCCGTATACGCTGGTGCTTACCCTGGTTGGTTTACTGTGCATCAAAATTACTCTCGTTCCCTGTACGCAATGGTTATTGCAAGCAGGTATACTTGCGGCGCATTAA
- the dsbB gene encoding disulfide bond formation protein DsbB: MLRFLNQCSCGRGAWLLMALTAFALEMVALWFQHVMGLKPCVLCIYERCALFGIMGAGLVGAIAPKSPLRYAAIAIWLYSAGKGIALAWEHTQMQLHPSPFMTCDFAARFPSWLPLDKWLPQVFVASGDCSVRQWEFLTLEMPQWLVGIFVAYFVVALLVLIAQPFKPKKRDLFGR, translated from the coding sequence ATGTTGCGATTTTTGAACCAGTGCTCATGCGGTCGCGGAGCGTGGTTGTTGATGGCTCTGACCGCCTTTGCGCTGGAAATGGTCGCGCTGTGGTTTCAGCATGTGATGGGGCTGAAACCTTGCGTACTGTGTATTTATGAGCGTTGTGCGCTGTTCGGCATTATGGGCGCGGGTCTGGTAGGTGCGATTGCACCCAAATCACCGTTACGCTATGCGGCAATTGCCATCTGGCTGTACAGCGCCGGGAAAGGCATTGCGCTTGCCTGGGAGCACACCCAAATGCAGCTTCACCCGTCGCCGTTTATGACCTGCGATTTTGCCGCCCGCTTCCCGAGCTGGCTGCCGCTGGATAAATGGCTGCCGCAGGTGTTTGTGGCCTCCGGTGACTGCTCTGTACGCCAGTGGGAATTCCTGACGCTGGAGATGCCGCAGTGGCTGGTGGGCATTTTTGTCGCCTACTTTGTGGTGGCGCTGCTGGTGCTGATTGCCCAGCCGTTCAAACCAAAGAAACGCGATCTTTTTGGAAGGTAA
- a CDS encoding YcgL domain-containing protein codes for MFCVIYRSTSRDQTYLYVEKKDDFSRVPEELMKSFGRPQLAMLLPLDGRKKLVNADLEKVKKALTEQGYYLQLPPPPENLLKQHLEVSGKK; via the coding sequence ATGTTTTGTGTGATCTACAGAAGTACCAGCCGCGACCAGACCTACCTTTATGTCGAAAAGAAAGACGATTTTTCCCGCGTGCCTGAAGAATTAATGAAAAGCTTTGGCCGACCGCAGCTGGCGATGCTGCTGCCGCTGGACGGCCGTAAGAAGCTGGTGAACGCCGATCTGGAGAAAGTCAAAAAGGCGTTAACCGAGCAGGGCTATTATTTACAGCTTCCGCCGCCACCGGAGAATTTATTAAAACAGCATCTTGAGGTGAGCGGAAAGAAATAA
- a CDS encoding YcgN family cysteine cluster protein — protein MNDIPFWQSKTLDDMTDAEWESLCDGCGQCCLHKLMDEDSDEIYFTNVACKQLNIKTCQCRNYERRFEYEPDCIKLTRENLPTFEWLPHTCAYRLLAEGKDLPTWHPLLTGSKAAMHGERISVRHIAVKESEVRDWEDHIMNHPNR, from the coding sequence ATGAACGACATTCCTTTCTGGCAAAGCAAAACTCTCGACGACATGACCGACGCGGAGTGGGAATCGTTGTGTGACGGCTGCGGGCAGTGCTGCCTGCATAAGCTGATGGATGAAGATTCGGACGAGATCTATTTCACCAACGTAGCCTGCAAGCAGTTAAACATCAAAACCTGTCAGTGCCGCAACTATGAGCGCCGTTTCGAATATGAGCCGGACTGCATCAAGTTAACCCGTGAAAATCTACCGACCTTTGAGTGGCTGCCGCATACCTGCGCGTATCGCCTGCTGGCGGAAGGGAAAGATCTTCCCACATGGCATCCGCTGTTGACGGGGTCGAAAGCGGCGATGCACGGCGAACGTATTTCCGTGCGCCACATTGCGGTGAAAGAGTCCGAGGTGCGGGACTGGGAAGACCACATTATGAATCACCCTAATCGGTGA
- a CDS encoding SpoVR family protein has translation MATLDSMSRDSTRLSDGPDWTFELLDVYLAEIDRVAKLYRLDTYPHQIEVITSEQMMDAYSSVGMPINYPHWSFGKKFIETERLYKHGQQGLAYEIVINSNPCIAYLMEENTITMQALVMAHACYGHNSFFKNNYLFRSWTDASSIVDYLIFARNYITDCEERYGVDEVEKLLDSCHALMNYGVDRYKRPQKISLQEEKARQKSREEYLQSQVNMLWRTLPKREEEKTVAEARRYPSEPQENLLYFMEKNAPLLEPWQREILRIVRKVSQYFYPQKQTQVMNEGWATFWHYTILNHLYDEGKVSERFMMEFLHSHTNVVFQPAYNSPWYSGINPYALGFAMFQDIKRICQSPTEEDKYWFPDIAGSDWLETLHFAMRDFKDESFISQFMSPKIMRDFRFFTVLDDDRNNFLEISAIHNEEGYREIRSRLSSQYNLSNLEPNIQVWNVDLRGDRSLTLRYIPHNRAPLDKGRKEVLKHVHRLWGFDVLLEQQNEDGSVELLERCPARLNTL, from the coding sequence ATGGCTACACTAGATTCCATGTCCAGGGACAGCACCCGTCTGAGCGATGGACCCGACTGGACCTTCGAGTTGCTGGATGTCTACCTGGCGGAGATCGACCGGGTGGCCAAACTCTATCGTCTGGATACCTACCCCCATCAGATTGAAGTCATCACCTCGGAACAGATGATGGACGCTTACTCCAGCGTCGGGATGCCGATTAACTATCCGCACTGGTCGTTTGGTAAAAAATTCATTGAGACAGAGCGGCTGTATAAGCACGGGCAGCAGGGATTGGCGTATGAAATCGTCATTAACTCTAACCCATGTATTGCCTATCTGATGGAGGAGAACACCATTACCATGCAGGCGCTGGTGATGGCGCACGCCTGCTATGGACATAACTCGTTCTTCAAAAATAACTATCTGTTCCGCAGCTGGACGGACGCCAGCTCAATCGTTGATTACCTCATCTTCGCCCGTAACTACATTACCGACTGCGAAGAGCGCTACGGCGTGGACGAGGTTGAGAAACTGCTGGACTCCTGCCACGCGCTGATGAACTACGGCGTTGACCGCTATAAGCGTCCGCAGAAGATCTCCTTGCAGGAGGAGAAAGCCCGGCAGAAGAGCCGCGAGGAGTATCTGCAAAGCCAGGTGAATATGCTGTGGCGCACCCTGCCAAAACGTGAAGAGGAGAAAACCGTCGCCGAGGCGCGTCGCTACCCTTCCGAGCCGCAGGAAAACCTGCTCTACTTTATGGAGAAAAACGCCCCACTGCTGGAGCCCTGGCAGCGTGAGATCCTGCGCATCGTGCGCAAGGTGAGCCAGTATTTCTATCCGCAGAAGCAGACCCAGGTCATGAACGAAGGCTGGGCGACCTTCTGGCACTACACCATTCTGAACCACCTGTATGACGAGGGAAAAGTCTCTGAACGGTTTATGATGGAGTTCCTGCACAGCCACACCAACGTGGTGTTCCAGCCGGCATATAACAGCCCGTGGTACAGCGGTATTAACCCGTACGCGCTCGGCTTTGCCATGTTCCAGGATATCAAGCGTATTTGTCAGTCGCCCACCGAAGAGGACAAATACTGGTTCCCGGATATTGCCGGTTCCGACTGGCTGGAAACGCTGCACTTCGCGATGCGTGATTTTAAGGATGAGAGCTTTATCAGCCAGTTCATGTCGCCGAAGATCATGCGTGATTTCCGCTTCTTCACCGTACTGGATGATGACCGCAACAACTTCCTGGAGATCTCCGCGATCCACAACGAAGAGGGCTATCGCGAGATCCGCTCGCGCCTGTCGTCCCAGTACAATCTGAGTAATCTTGAGCCGAACATTCAGGTGTGGAACGTGGATCTGCGCGGCGATCGCTCTCTGACGTTGCGCTATATTCCGCACAACCGCGCGCCGCTGGATAAGGGGCGTAAGGAAGTGCTGAAGCATGTGCATCGCCTGTGGGGATTTGACGTCTTGCTGGAGCAGCAGAACGAAGATGGCAGCGTGGAGCTGCTGGAGCGGTGTCCGGCGCGGTTGAATACGCTGTAG
- a CDS encoding fumarylacetoacetate hydrolase family protein, with amino-acid sequence MYQHHNWQGALLDYPVSKVVCVGSNYAKHIQEMGSAVPEEPVLFIKPETALCDIRQPLVLPQGLGSVHHEVELAVLIGATLRQATEEHVEKAIAGYGVALDLTLRDVQGKMKKAGQPWEKAKGFDNSCPISGFIPVSEFTDDPQNTPLSLKVNGEIRQQGTTADMIHKIVPLIAYMSRFFTLKPGDVILTGTPEGVGPLLSGDELDVSFNGLSLKTRVL; translated from the coding sequence ATGTATCAACATCATAACTGGCAAGGTGCATTACTGGATTATCCCGTCAGCAAAGTGGTCTGCGTGGGCAGCAACTATGCAAAACATATTCAGGAGATGGGCAGCGCCGTGCCGGAAGAGCCGGTTCTGTTTATTAAGCCAGAAACCGCACTGTGCGATATTCGCCAGCCGCTGGTTCTGCCGCAGGGACTGGGCTCGGTGCATCATGAAGTGGAGCTGGCGGTGCTGATCGGCGCGACGCTGCGCCAGGCGACCGAAGAGCATGTAGAGAAAGCGATTGCGGGTTACGGTGTCGCGCTTGACCTGACGCTGCGTGATGTTCAGGGCAAAATGAAGAAAGCGGGGCAGCCGTGGGAAAAAGCGAAGGGTTTTGATAATTCATGCCCGATTTCCGGTTTCATTCCGGTGAGTGAATTTACCGACGATCCGCAGAACACGCCGCTCAGCCTGAAGGTCAACGGCGAGATCCGCCAGCAGGGAACGACCGCTGACATGATCCATAAGATCGTTCCGCTGATTGCCTACATGAGCCGCTTCTTCACCCTGAAACCTGGCGACGTGATCCTCACCGGCACTCCGGAAGGTGTGGGGCCGCTGCTTAGCGGCGACGAACTGGATGTCAGTTTTAACGGCCTGTCGCTGAAAACCCGCGTGCTGTAA
- the minC gene encoding septum site-determining protein MinC, with protein MSNTPIELKGSSFTLSVVHLHDAKPEVIRQALEDKIAQAPAFLKHAPVVVNVSDLEGPINWKRLQQAVASTGLRIVGISGCKDAELKAEIERAGLPLLNEGKEKAPRATPATVPAPPPPAQNVAPVTKTRLIDLPVRSGQRVYAPNCDLIVTSHVSAGAELIADGNIHVYGMMRGRALAGASGDREAQIFCTHLTAELVSIAGEYWLSDKIPAEFYGKAARLQLADNALTVQPLN; from the coding sequence ATGTCAAATACGCCCATCGAGCTTAAAGGCAGTAGCTTCACCTTATCAGTGGTTCATTTGCATGATGCAAAACCCGAGGTTATTCGTCAGGCGTTAGAAGACAAAATCGCGCAGGCTCCCGCTTTTCTTAAGCATGCTCCTGTCGTCGTCAATGTAAGCGACCTTGAGGGGCCGATTAACTGGAAGCGGCTCCAGCAGGCCGTCGCCTCCACGGGGTTGCGCATCGTGGGCATTAGCGGCTGCAAAGACGCAGAGTTAAAAGCCGAAATTGAACGCGCGGGTTTGCCCTTGTTAAACGAGGGCAAAGAAAAAGCCCCACGTGCAACGCCTGCAACCGTTCCCGCTCCCCCGCCTCCGGCGCAAAATGTAGCCCCAGTCACAAAAACGCGATTGATTGATCTGCCGGTTCGTTCCGGTCAGCGCGTTTATGCGCCAAACTGTGATCTGATTGTTACAAGCCACGTCAGTGCGGGCGCTGAACTGATTGCAGATGGCAATATTCACGTTTACGGTATGATGCGTGGACGTGCGCTTGCGGGCGCCAGCGGCGATCGAGAAGCACAAATTTTTTGTACTCACCTGACGGCAGAACTGGTGTCTATCGCAGGTGAATATTGGCTGAGCGATAAAATCCCAGCCGAATTTTATGGCAAAGCGGCCCGTCTGCAACTGGCAGATAACGCTTTGACCGTTCAACCGTTAAATTGA
- a CDS encoding D-amino acid dehydrogenase: protein MRVVILGSGVVGVTSAWYLSQAGHEVTVIDRESGPALETSAANAGQISPGYAAPWAAPGVPLKAIKWMFQRHAPLAISLDGTQFQLKWMWQMLRNCDTRHYMENKGRMVRLAEYSRDCLKALRASTGIEYEGRQGGTLQLFRTAQQYENATRDIAVLEDAGVPYQLLEASQLAQVEPALAEVAHKLTGGLRLPNDETGDCQLFTQRLARMCEQAGVKFRFNTSVDKLLSEGEKIYGVKCGEEVIKADAYVMAFGSYSTAMLKGILDIPVYPLKGYSLTIPVKEDSGAPVSTILDETYKIAITRFDNRIRVGGMAEIVGFNTELLKPRRETLEMVVGDLFPRGGFIEQATFWTGLRPMTPDGTPIVGRTPYKNLWTNTGHGTLGWTMACGSGQLLSDLISGRTPAIPFDDLSAARYQSGFTPSRPQHLHGAHN, encoded by the coding sequence ATGCGTGTTGTCATACTGGGAAGTGGTGTCGTTGGCGTAACCAGCGCCTGGTATTTAAGTCAGGCGGGACATGAGGTTACCGTTATCGATCGCGAATCCGGTCCGGCGCTGGAAACCAGTGCGGCGAATGCGGGGCAAATCTCCCCGGGCTACGCTGCGCCGTGGGCGGCCCCGGGCGTTCCGCTGAAGGCGATCAAATGGATGTTTCAGCGACATGCGCCGCTGGCGATCAGCCTCGACGGCACGCAGTTCCAGCTTAAGTGGATGTGGCAGATGCTGCGCAACTGCGACACCCGCCACTATATGGAAAACAAAGGGCGCATGGTGCGTCTGGCGGAATACAGCCGCGACTGCCTGAAGGCGCTGCGTGCCTCAACGGGCATTGAATATGAAGGACGCCAGGGCGGCACGCTTCAGCTGTTCCGTACCGCGCAACAGTACGAAAACGCGACCCGCGATATCGCCGTGCTTGAAGATGCGGGCGTACCGTATCAGCTGCTGGAAGCCAGCCAGCTGGCGCAGGTGGAGCCAGCGCTTGCCGAGGTCGCGCACAAGCTGACGGGCGGTCTGCGTTTACCGAACGATGAAACCGGCGACTGCCAGCTTTTCACCCAGCGTCTGGCGCGCATGTGTGAGCAGGCCGGGGTGAAATTCCGCTTCAATACTTCTGTCGACAAACTGCTGTCGGAAGGGGAGAAGATTTACGGCGTGAAGTGTGGGGAAGAGGTAATCAAAGCCGATGCCTACGTGATGGCGTTTGGCTCCTACTCAACCGCGATGCTGAAAGGGATCCTGGATATCCCGGTCTATCCGCTGAAAGGCTACTCCCTGACCATTCCTGTGAAAGAGGACAGCGGTGCGCCGGTCTCGACCATTCTTGATGAAACCTACAAAATCGCCATCACCCGCTTCGATAACCGGATCCGCGTCGGCGGCATGGCGGAAATCGTGGGCTTTAATACTGAGCTGCTTAAACCGCGTCGTGAAACGCTGGAGATGGTCGTGGGCGATCTCTTCCCGCGCGGCGGCTTCATTGAGCAGGCGACGTTCTGGACCGGCCTGCGCCCAATGACCCCGGACGGCACGCCGATTGTGGGCCGTACGCCATACAAAAATCTGTGGACCAACACCGGCCACGGTACGCTTGGCTGGACCATGGCCTGCGGTTCGGGCCAGCTGCTGAGCGACCTGATCTCCGGGCGGACGCCGGCAATTCCGTTTGACGATTTGAGCGCCGCACGCTATCAATCAGGGTTTACCCCATCGCGTCCACAACACCTGCACGGCGCGCATAATTAA
- the dadX gene encoding catabolic alanine racemase DadX translates to MSRPILAQLDLQALKDNLQIVRRAAPGSRVWSVVKANAYGHGIDRIWSALGATDGFALLNLEEAILLRERGWKGPILLLEGFFHAQDLPLLDKYRLTTSVHSNWQIKAIQDAKLHAPLDIYLKVNSGMNRLGFQPERVHTVWQQLRALKNVGEMTLMAHFADAEKPDGIADAIVRIEQAAEGLDCPRSLSNSAATLWHPEAHYNWVRPGIVLYGASPSGQWQDIANSGLKPVMTLRSEIIGVQTLKAGDTVGYGSRYRAAGEQRIGIVAGGYADGYPRIAPSGTPVWVDGVRTGTVGTVSMDMLAIDLTPCPQAGIGSPVELWGNEVKIDDVAAAAGTVGYELMCALAPRVPVVTV, encoded by the coding sequence ATGTCCCGTCCTATTCTGGCCCAGCTGGATTTGCAGGCGCTGAAGGATAACCTGCAAATTGTTCGCCGTGCTGCGCCGGGTTCTCGTGTCTGGTCGGTGGTGAAAGCCAACGCCTACGGTCATGGTATCGACCGTATCTGGAGTGCGCTCGGCGCCACCGATGGTTTTGCCCTGCTGAATCTGGAAGAGGCCATCCTGCTGCGCGAGCGCGGCTGGAAAGGACCGATCCTGCTGCTGGAAGGATTCTTCCATGCGCAGGATCTGCCTCTGCTGGATAAGTACCGCCTGACGACCAGCGTTCACAGTAACTGGCAGATCAAGGCGATTCAGGACGCGAAGCTGCATGCCCCGCTGGATATCTATCTCAAAGTGAACAGCGGGATGAACCGTCTGGGCTTTCAGCCTGAACGGGTGCACACGGTCTGGCAGCAGCTTCGTGCGCTGAAAAACGTCGGTGAGATGACGCTGATGGCGCATTTCGCCGATGCGGAAAAGCCGGACGGAATTGCCGATGCCATAGTCCGCATTGAGCAGGCGGCAGAAGGGCTGGACTGTCCGCGCTCGCTGTCGAACTCAGCGGCAACGCTCTGGCATCCTGAAGCGCACTACAACTGGGTGCGTCCGGGGATCGTTCTGTACGGCGCGTCACCCTCAGGTCAGTGGCAGGATATCGCCAACAGCGGCCTGAAGCCGGTGATGACGTTACGAAGCGAGATTATCGGCGTGCAGACGTTAAAAGCGGGCGATACGGTGGGCTATGGCAGCCGTTATCGGGCAGCGGGCGAACAGCGTATCGGTATCGTGGCGGGGGGCTATGCAGATGGTTATCCGCGCATCGCCCCGAGCGGCACGCCGGTGTGGGTCGATGGCGTGCGCACCGGCACGGTAGGCACCGTCTCAATGGACATGCTGGCCATTGATTTAACGCCGTGTCCCCAGGCGGGGATCGGGTCACCGGTTGAGCTGTGGGGCAACGAAGTTAAAATTGATGATGTGGCCGCTGCGGCGGGCACCGTTGGGTATGAGCTGATGTGCGCGCTGGCACCCAGAGTGCCTGTTGTGACGGTGTAA
- the minD gene encoding septum site-determining protein MinD encodes MARIIVVTSGKGGVGKTTSSAAIATGLAQKGKKTVVIDFDIGLRNLDLIMGCERRVVYDFVNVIQGDATLNQALIKDKRTENLYILPASQTRDKDALTREGVEKVLDDLKKMEFDFVVCDSPAGIETGALMALYFADEAIITTNPEVSSVRDSDRILGILASKSRRAENGQEPIKEHLLLTRYNPGRVNKGDMLSMEDVLEILRIKLVGVIPEDQSVLRASNQGEPVILDTQADAGKAYADTVDRLLGEERPFRFIEEEKKGFLKRLFGG; translated from the coding sequence ATGGCACGCATTATTGTTGTGACTTCGGGTAAAGGAGGCGTTGGCAAGACCACCTCCAGCGCGGCCATCGCTACTGGTTTGGCCCAGAAGGGAAAGAAAACCGTCGTAATCGACTTCGATATCGGTCTGCGTAACCTGGACCTGATCATGGGTTGCGAGCGTCGCGTGGTGTATGACTTCGTGAACGTCATTCAGGGCGATGCCACCCTTAACCAGGCGCTGATTAAAGATAAGCGTACCGAGAACCTCTACATTCTTCCGGCGTCCCAGACCCGTGATAAAGACGCCCTGACCCGCGAAGGCGTGGAAAAGGTGCTCGACGATCTGAAAAAGATGGAGTTCGACTTTGTGGTATGCGACTCCCCGGCCGGTATCGAAACCGGCGCGCTGATGGCGCTCTACTTCGCGGATGAAGCCATCATCACCACCAACCCGGAGGTCTCGTCAGTACGTGATTCCGACCGTATTCTCGGCATTCTGGCATCGAAATCCCGTCGCGCGGAAAATGGCCAGGAGCCAATCAAAGAGCACCTGCTGCTGACCCGCTACAACCCGGGCCGGGTGAACAAAGGTGACATGCTGAGCATGGAAGACGTGCTGGAGATCCTGCGCATCAAACTGGTTGGCGTGATCCCGGAAGATCAGTCCGTGTTGCGCGCCTCTAACCAGGGCGAGCCCGTGATCCTGGATACACAGGCAGACGCGGGTAAAGCGTATGCGGATACCGTTGACCGTCTGCTGGGAGAAGAACGTCCTTTCCGCTTCATTGAAGAAGAGAAGAAAGGTTTCCTCAAACGCCTGTTCGGAGGATAA
- the fadR gene encoding fatty acid metabolism transcriptional regulator FadR — MVIKAQSPAGFAEEYIIESIWNNRFPAGSILPAERELSELIGVTRTTLREVLQRLARDGWLTIQHGKPTKVNNFWETSGLNILETLARLDHESVPQLIDNLLSVRTNIATIFIRTAFRQHPEDALKVLATANEVEDHADAFATLDYNVFRGLAFASGNPVYGLILNGMKGLYTRIGRHYFANPEARSLALGFYHKLSKLCTEGLHDQVYETVRRYGHDSGEIWHRMQKTLPGDLAIQGR, encoded by the coding sequence ATGGTCATTAAGGCGCAGAGCCCGGCGGGTTTCGCGGAAGAGTACATCATTGAAAGCATCTGGAATAATCGTTTCCCTGCGGGATCAATTCTACCTGCTGAACGCGAACTCTCTGAACTGATTGGCGTCACCCGTACCACGCTGCGAGAAGTGCTCCAGCGTCTGGCGCGCGATGGCTGGTTGACGATACAGCATGGCAAACCCACTAAAGTGAATAACTTCTGGGAAACGTCCGGGCTGAACATTCTGGAAACGCTGGCGCGTCTCGATCACGAAAGCGTACCGCAGCTGATTGATAATCTGCTTTCCGTGCGCACCAACATCGCCACCATTTTCATCCGCACCGCGTTTCGCCAGCACCCTGAAGATGCGCTGAAGGTACTTGCTACCGCCAATGAGGTGGAAGACCACGCGGATGCCTTTGCGACCCTGGATTACAACGTGTTCCGTGGTCTGGCGTTTGCTTCCGGCAATCCGGTTTACGGTCTGATCCTGAATGGAATGAAAGGGTTATATACGCGCATTGGTCGTCACTACTTTGCTAACCCTGAAGCCCGCAGTCTGGCGCTCGGCTTCTATCATAAACTGAGCAAACTCTGCACCGAAGGGCTGCACGATCAGGTCTATGAAACCGTGCGTCGTTACGGCCACGACTCCGGTGAAATCTGGCACCGGATGCAGAAAACGCTGCCGGGTGATTTAGCGATTCAGGGCCGGTAA
- the minE gene encoding cell division topological specificity factor MinE codes for MALLDFFLSRKKSTANIAKERLQIIVAERRRSDAEPHYLPQLRKDILEVICKYVQIDPEMVTVQLEQKDGDISILELNVTLPEAEESR; via the coding sequence ATGGCATTACTGGACTTTTTTCTCTCGCGGAAAAAAAGCACCGCCAACATCGCAAAAGAACGTCTGCAAATCATTGTGGCGGAACGTCGTCGTAGCGACGCCGAACCGCACTACCTGCCGCAGCTGCGCAAAGACATTCTGGAAGTGATCTGCAAATACGTGCAGATTGACCCGGAAATGGTCACCGTTCAGCTGGAGCAAAAAGACGGGGATATTTCGATTCTGGAGCTGAACGTCACGCTTCCGGAAGCGGAAGAGTCGCGTTAA